One Artemia franciscana chromosome 6, ASM3288406v1, whole genome shotgun sequence DNA window includes the following coding sequences:
- the LOC136028151 gene encoding coiled-coil-helix-coiled-coil-helix domain-containing protein 2-like has translation MPRRGRSSPAPSRHAPAPVRAAPPAPVQAAPPAPMVQQPQQPSLMKQMAATAGGVAIGSAVGHTIGHAMTGMFSGGSRPAEAAPAVAPQQPGYQQQQGQASSGPCAWEISQFLQCAQTQSDLTLCEGFNEAIRQCKTSNNMAL, from the exons ATGCCTCGTCGTGGTCGTTCTTCACCAGCCCCATCTAGACATGCTCCAGCTCCTGTAAGGGCTGCCCCACCTGCACCAGTTCAAGCTGCTCCACCTGCACCCATGGTTCAGCAACCACAACAGCCTAGTCTAATGAAGCAGATGGCTGCAACTGCTGGAGGAGTTGCAATTGGATCAGCTGTT GGCCACACAATTGGTCATGCCATGACTGGTATGTTCAGTGGTGGCTCACGGCCTGCTGAAGCAGCTCCAGCTGTAGCCCCTCAACAGCCTGGCTATCAACAGCAGCAAGGTCAAGCTTCATCTGGTCCATGTGCCTGGGAGATCAGTCAGTTTCTCCAGTGTGCTCAGACCCAGTCTGACCTTACCTTATGTGAAGGGTTCAATGAAGCCATTAGACAATGCAAGACTTCTAATA atatGGCGTTGTAA